The Phyllopteryx taeniolatus isolate TA_2022b chromosome 7, UOR_Ptae_1.2, whole genome shotgun sequence genome has a segment encoding these proteins:
- the srek1ip1 gene encoding protein SREK1IP1 codes for MAVPGPNKDSIRAGCKKCGYPGHLTFECRNFVRVDPQKDIVLDVSSTSTEESEEEVLGRSGQSRRDSPADDHRKERQKQKRNKDRKSRKRYSSPSSDEEATRKKKKRSRSLSGSDDERRGKKKKLKSHKKKSKKNKREHGKHKKRQRKKKQESSSSSSSSSESDSD; via the exons ATGGCGGTTCCTG GCCCGAATAAGGACAGTATCCGAGCTGGATGCAAGAAATGCGGATATC ctggcCACTTGACCTTTGAGTGCCGAAACTTTGTGAGAGTTGACCCCCAGAAAGACATAGTTCTGGATGTAAGTAGCACCAGCACTGAGGAAAGTGAAGAGGAAGTCCTAGGTAGAAGCGGGCAAAGTCGTAGAG ACTCTCCTGCTGATGACCATAGAAAAGAGAGGCAGAAGCAGAAGAGGAACAAAGACAGAAAATCAAGAAAGAG ATATTCCTCACCATCAAGTGATGAAGAAGctaccaggaaaaaaaagaaacgcagCAGGTCCCTCTCCGGGTCTGATGATGAGAGGCgcggaaagaaaaagaaactgaaaagTCACAAGAAGAAAAGTAAGAAGAACAAACGGGAGCATGGGAAGCATAAAAAGAGACAAAGGAAGAAGAAACAGGaaagctcctcctcctcctccagctcaaGTGAATCAGACAGTGACTGA